The window AGGCATACAGGAAATACGGGACTAACGTAAAAACCATCAGGAACAGGAATGGCATAATTAATCCCGGTGACTATGAGAATGCCATTGATGAAAATACATTAATGGCAACAGCAATTCATGTATCATCCCTTAACGGCTTCAGACAGGATGTTGGTGAGATCTCAAAAATTGCCCATGAGAAGGGTTCATACATATATGTGGATGATTACCAGTCACTTGGTGGTGTAAACATAGATGTGAAAAAAAGCAAAATAGATTTCCTGGCATCGGGCAATCTGAAATGGCTCCTGGGTGTTTCCGGAATTGCCTTTCTGTATGTGAATCCTGAGGCTGGAAGGGAGCTTCTGCCGGCTGATATAGGATGGTTCTCGCAGAAGAACCCATTTAAATTCGGATCAGAGGAAGTAGAATACGCGGGGGGTGCAAAAAAATTTGAGAATGGAACATGGTCCATCCCATCAGTATACGCATCTATTGAGGGAATGAAATGCATACTGAATCATTACCATGAAATTGAAAATGAAGATAGAAGGCTGTTCCAGCATGTGAAGGACGAACTTCACCGGCAGGGCATTGCCACATCAACATCTGAGGAATCTGCCAATATTGTGGCAATACCCATGAAAAATCCCCCTGAGGCAGAGGCAATACTGAAGGAGAAATATAGAATCATCACATCTGCAAGGGCGGAATCACTGAGGATTGCTCCGCACTTTTACAATACATTTGAGGAAATTGACAGGGCTGTGGCTTCCATAAAAAAAGAATTTTTCACATAAAATTATTTCAGTTAACCATGTTGGTACATTTATTGACGATGTATTTATTAATATAAACATTTATATATGTATATAAAAGTTACACTACTTCAATATTGAAATAAGTGATATAAATTACTCAATGACTATATATATCATTATGGTGCACTTATTAACTATCCAGAAAAATTAAATACCACCACAGATTGTATTTTATATGAATGAAACATTGCCAATGGATGAAAAATATAAGGTTACCCTATCAGGATACCTGAAGGAGTATAATGAATCGCTGGAGTCCCCGGAATCATTCTGGAATAGAAAATCCAGGATAATAGACTGGTTCGAGCCCTATACAAAGGTGCTAGATGAAACTGATAAGCCATTTTATAAATGGTTTGTAAATGGGAAGACAAATATGTCATATAACTGCCTTGATCGTTATATGGGCACTGAAAAAAGGAACAAGGTCGCGTATATATGGATTCCTGAGCATGGAGAGGAAAAGGTTGTAACTTATTTTGGACTTTACAGGAGGGTAAACGCATTTGCCAAGGCATTATTAGACCTTGGAGTTAAGAAGGGTGACGGTGTTACAATATATCTTCCCATGATACTTGAGGCACCCATAGCCATGCTGGCATGTGCCAGAATCGGGGCTGTATTCAATGTTGTATTCTCAGGATTCGGCGAGGAGGCGCTGGCGCAGAGAATTAATGATTCTAATTCAAAGACAGTTATCACTGCTGACGGTGGCTACAGAAAGGGAAATATAATCCAGCTCAAGAAAATTGTTGATGCTGCTGTAGAACTCAGCAACGGTGTGGATAATGTTATAGTTGTGAAAAATGTACACAATAAAATCGATATGGTTCAGGACAGAGATTATTACTATGACGAAATACTGCAGGACGGTTATGTTAAGCCAGAGGAGCTGGATTCCAGTGACCCATTATTCATACTTTATACATCAGGAACCACAGGAAAGCCCAAGGGAATAGTCCATGGAAATGGTGGATACCCTGTATGGGTTGCAAATACAATGAGGTGGGCATTCAACCCCGGAGAGGAGGACAGGTGGTGGTGTGCAGCAGACATAGGGTGGATAACAGGGCACAGCTATATTGTGTTTGCCCCATTGTTACTGGGTGTAACATCCATAATGTACGAGGGTGCAATAGATTACCCAAAACCTGACAGGATGTGGGACATTGTGGAAAGGTACGGTGTAAATATGCTCTATACATCCCCAACCGCAATAAGATTATTAATGAAGTACGGGGAGAAATATCCACTTATGCATGACCTATCATCCCTGAGGGTGCTGGGCACTGTTGGAGAGCCCATAAACCCTGCAGCATGGCACTGGTTCTATGAAGAAATTGGAAAGAGCAGGTGCCCGATAATAGATACATACTGGCAGACAGAAACAGGAGGATTCACCATAGCACCATCCATGGCACTTGGAATGCCTGACCTGAAGCCCGGTTCTGCCACATTCCCCATGCCAGGCATTGATCCCGTCATCCTGGATGAAGCGGGAAATGAGGTGAAAGTAGGTGAAAAGGGATACATTGTACTGAGAAAACCCTGGCCAGGGTTGATGCTTACCGTAAATGGCGACCCAAAAAGATATGTAGAAACCTATTTTTCCAAATTCAAGAATCTATATCTAATGGGCGATTATGCAATTAAAGATAATGAGGGTTATTACTGGCTCCTGGGAAGAAGCGATGAGGTACTGAAGGTTTCAGGCCACAGAATCGGAACAATAGAAATCGAGGATGGTCTTGTATCCATGAAAGAAGTTGCAGAGGCAGCAGTCTTTGGAAAGCCGGATACCGTCAAGGGCGATACTATAATCGCTTTCATAACCCTAAAAGATGGCTATGATAAGAATGTTGACACCATTGTAAGCATAAAAAAGAGGATGCGATCTGAACTTGGCCCCATCATGGTTCCCGAGGAAATACACATAGTTGATGCCCTTCCAAAAACAAGGTCTGGAAAAATCATGAGGCGTGTAATAAAGGCAGTGTACCTGAACCAGGTAACTGGCGATGTCAGCACCCTGGAAAATGAGGCATCTGTTGAAGAAATTAAAAAGGCAATGGATCTTATAAGAAAGGAGGATGATTAAATGGAAAGCAATAAGGATATAAAATCTGAAGAACAGGCAATGAATAAAATGAGACAGGAAGATTTGTTGAATGTAAACCAGATCAATAAATCATTTCTGGCGGATCCTGCCCCTCTGGGTCTGGCAGCATTTGGTTTCACCACATTTCTCCTGAGCTTTGTGAACGCAGGGATTCTTTCTGCTGCTTCTGTTTCTGTAGTTATGCCTCTCGCTTTTACATACGGTGGATTCGCACAGCTGCTTACTGGTGCATTTGAGATGAGGCGTGGAAACACCTTCGGTTTTACTGCCTTCACAAGCTATGGCTCTTTCTGGTTTTTCTATGGTTTTCTTGTACTGTTTGCCAGCCTTAAAATTATAACGATACCTGCAACTGGACTCGGTATAGCTCTAATACTCTGGGGATTATTTACTCTCTATATGTGGATAAACACATTGAGGCTAAACCTTTCACTCAACCTGACATTCCTGTTCCTCTGGCTTGCTTTTATAACGCTTGGCTTCGGTTCATACTATTCATTAACAGTACTTACAAGACTTGGTGGTGCCTTCGGATTCTTAACAGCCTTTTTCGCAGTCTATACAAGTTTCGCAATAGTCAGTAACTCCATAAAGGAAGGTTCCATACCGGTTGGCCCCGCTATAATAAAAAAATAGGTATAGCAGGGAATTTTTAATTTTTTATAGAATATTTTTTTGAGTTCGTTATAATTGATATGATATAAATAGATGGCGGGATAAATTACATATTATTTTAATTTTATATATACTGAAGTATATAATCGCTCAGATCGCTTACAAGCTCAACTGCAACATCATTTCTTTTGATCTCCTCTAAGGAAGTATTATATAATATTTGTATGTAGCTCATCGCCATCATTTTCGGGACAAACTGGGTGAAAATAATCCTGCCATTTTCAATCCTGATAAAGTTTATATCAAGGTATATCCCACGTGAATTGGCTTTCCTCAGCAATTTGCCCAGAAGCGGGCTTTCTAAATTTACCCAGTATGCCATTTCCATGCCCGGTATGCTTTCTATGGATACATTCAATGGAAGGGGCTTTTTTGTAAGCACTGCAATATGGAACTTATCGCCGGACCCGTAATCATTCACAACCCTTCCCAGTGAGTCTACCTCTTCCAGAGCTGATATGAGATTTCTGTCTGTGTGTGCACCAGCAGAAACAGAAAACCTCAGCACCTTTACGGGCCTTTCCCTGTTCCTCCTCTGCAGGATCTCCAGGGTGCCACCTACTGGGTGTATTTCCACATCTGTAACCATTCCCGGGATTACTGTCATTGGAAGAATCGCATCAGATATTTCCCTGGAAAAAGTGTGCCTGTATGAAACCGGGATGTATAATTTCCCATCCTTCAGGTAGGGCTGGTGTAACATTGCAGTTTTTATTTTCACAAGGGATTCCATAAATTCCAGTATTGCTGGATTTTCAAATTTTTCTGTGTAGGAAAGATATCCTGATATGCTCTGGAAGGCATCGGGATTGAGCATGAGTTTTTCCTTAAGGGAGCTATCCATGAATGTTTGCATGAATATGCCTTCCGGCTCTTTTTTAATGAATACTGTAAAGGTTTTCCCAATAATTTTCAGGTTTTCTGCCATGAGCGATTTAATATTAAGTTCAATCACACATTCAGTATCTATTATCCCTAGATTTTCATGGATAAGCATAAATAATCCATAAGATTAAAGTATAAAAATATTTCAATAAGTAAATATTTTTATGTTATCCCTAATTGAGTTCGTATTTAAAGATCACTTAAATATAGATAGAAATGCTAAACCCGGGGTGAAACTAAACAATAAGAAATTAAAATACATAATAAATCAGAACAATACTTTTGCATTTATCCTGAAAATAACTTCGATTTATAGTTATTTTTTAGAATTAGAATCTCCTTTATAGCCCTGAAACATTCACCTATTGTCTTTAAAATCCTTCCAAACAGTTTCCCTGATGGTCTGGTCATAATGGACAGGAGGGTATAGGCCACCTAGTGATCCTCGCGTGTATAAGCGACAATTCACTATCCCGTACCTGGTACTCTCCCAAACATAAAGCCTTTGAATCCATATGAAAGTTTTCTATTGACCATCTTATGCTCCATGCATTTATCATTTCTTTACCTGAAAGATAGTCTGATGCTATGAATTTCTCCTTTTATTATCAGGATTGTAGAGAATTATAAGGTTGACAGGATTTCCATTGGATAAATATACTGTAAACTCCCTCTGAAGCGGGAACTCCCTTAAAGTATCAGAATCCATTTCATGCATGAGGAATGTTGATTCAATAATCTCATCCATGTTGTAAAACAAATCACTGTTCTTCACTGATATCCTTACCATATCATAAAATGATGCCTTCCTGTTGGCTTTAAGTTCTGTAACATAGTTATTTCCAGGGAACCTTACTTGAGTACCGTGAATCAACAACCTTCCCTGCCACATTGAAGTTGTTTTCTGCTGTATTGAATATGTCTTCCATGATCTCAAGCTTTGTTTTAAATTCTTTTCCTGACTGTGCCCTCTTAAGGTAAAGCCCTGTAAGGAATGGATAGAATGCATCAGTATCAATATCGTACAGTACCGAGGTAACGGATTGGTGTGCAAGCACATTGCTTCCTGATGCATGGTCAAAGAACCATCCTACATACTCCATAGTCTTAGATCCTGGATGATCCAGCAGTGATCGTCACCTATGAACATAACCCTATGGTTTCCTATTATTGTTTTCAGAGATCCAATATAGTTCTGTTCCAGTAGTGGTGAATCTATTCCGTGGAATGCCCTGTTGATTGTGATCTGATCGTACTCAGATACAGGTGATGATATGTTTGAGATGCTCTTCCTCCTGTTCTCAGGAGGGATCATTATTCCGGGAAGGTATTCCCTGAAGTGCTTCCTCACAGACCTCTTCATTCCACATGTCATGTTATCAGAAAATTTACCTATTCGTTTAGTAAGTTTAGCTACAGGAATTGTTGAAATTAGACTAATATCTTGCAAATATTCAATTATGGTTATATCTTTTCACTTTAAGGTTCATTTTGCAAAAGTATTGTTAATATTACATACAAAAACTAAAGATAATTTATAACCAAGGCAACGCATATATAAATAAATCCATCTATGATAAAAATTAGTGTCATTATTAACTGCTGACGATTTATATACTTAACATCAAATTCTCCTACTGGTTTTCCCTCTTCCATAACCTCTCTAAGATAATTTCTAGCACCGAAATCCCACCAGGCCCCGAAAAAGAATATGATAAAAGCTGATAAAAAAATAATTAATGGCATTGTACCGCGATAATCAAAGGATTTATAAAAGTAAAATGGTAACGGTGCCAGCATAATAGCTAATAAAATTATAAGTGGGATGATCGCAAATTTTAGTCTGATTTTAGCTGTATTGTTCATTTTTTAAATGCTCTAATTCGTTTTCAGCAAAATGACATTTATACCAGTGATCTCCACGTGACTTTATAGGTGGTACAGTGTTTTTGCATATATTTTGCCTATATACACAGCGATCATAAAATCTGCATCCCTTCGGGATATCAATGGAATTGCCTATTTCTCCTATGATGTCAATATGGCCTGGATTCCATGACGGTTCAGGGTTTGGAACAGACTTTATTAATGCTTTAGTGTATGGGTGTAGTGGTAATTTTATAATGTCATCAGCTTTTCCACCTTCTACCATGGAACCTAGGTACATTACATAAATTCTATCTGCGAGGTAGTAAACAGAAGCAATGTCATGTGAAATATATAAAATCGACATTCCGCGCTCTATCCTTATTTTATTAAGTCTGTTCATGAATGAAGCCCTTAAAGATACGTCAAGCATTGATGTGGGTTCATCGGCTACGATAAATTTAGAGTTTATAACTGTTGCTCTGGCGATTCCAACCCTCTGCTTTTCACCTCCTGAGAGCTCATACGGAAATCTATCCATATATGATTCTACAGGGAAAAGATCAGCGTTAGCAATTGATAATTTTACTGCTTCTTGCATTTCCATGACATCCTTAGTTATATGATTTCCTATCATGGGCTCTGAAACCGTATTGAAAACTGTCATTTTTGGATTTAATGAATCGAATGGATCTTGGAATATCATCTGAGTATTTTTCCTAAATTCTATGTAATCTTTATGATTTGGCTTCATTTTATTTACATATACAACATTATTTTCATCGAGGTAATATTTAATATCACCAGAAGTTGGTTTTAAAAGACCAATCAAAAGACGTGCAAGTGTGCTTTTGCCAGATCCAGATTCACCCACCAGGCCTACTATTTCACCCTCCCTAATCTCCATACTTACATCGCTTACTGCATGTACTGTTGGTTTCTCCTTCGAATATAAAGAAGAAATAATATTTTTCTTTAAATCGAAATTTTTAGTTAGATGTTCTACCTCTATTAATTTGGTATTTTTAATGTAATTATGCCCGAAATTTGGAGGTTTTGGGTAGTTCTCTTTGATATTTTTGGCAAAATAGCATCTACTGTAATGTACACTATCTATATACTGCGGCTCAGGTTCTTCAGTTGTACATATAGAATCTTTCATGTAACACCTGTCTGCGAATTTACAGCCAATAGGTAATCTAGACGGATCGGGCAATCTTCCAGGTATGCCTTCAACATGCTGTTTCGCATTGGATAAGTTTGGATAACTCTTTAGTAATTCTATTGTATAGGGATTGTGTGAATTCTTATATATGTCAGAAACGGTTCCATATTCCATTATGCCTCCTGCATAAAGCACAGCGATTTTATCTGCTAACTGTGATACTACACCAATATCATGGGATATTATAATGAAAGATTTTATTCTTCCTGTTTGTTTTAACCTCTTCAAAGTTGCAATAATCTCAGCCTGAGTTATTACGTCCAGACCAGTTGTTGGTTCATCTGCTATAACAATTTTGGGATTCAGGGCAAGAGCCATAGCTATAACAGCTCTCTGCTTCATTCCTCCAGATAGTTCGTGTGGGTATGAATCCTTAACAGCAGGAGTGAGCCCCGCGTCTTTCAGAAGTTCGACAATCTTTTTATCTATCTGCTGCTTATTCAAATCTGTATGTAGCCTGAATACTTCCCCTATCTGGCGACCTATAGTATATACTGGATTAAATGAATTCATTGCCCCTTGAAAAACCATGGAAATATCTTTCCATCTCATATTTCTTAATTTTTGGTCTAGAATTTTCATTCTTTTCCTATCCTTAGGTTTTGTGCTACTGTCAACGTATTTATCGTCATATAACGATATTGACCCTGTAGTTATAGCATTCTCAGGTAAGAGTGACAAGATTGCAAGGGCGATGGTACTTTTTCCAGAACCTGATTCTCCAAGTATGCCGAGTGATTCCCCCTCTTTTATTTGTAGATTAACATCTCTAACAGCCTTAACCAGACCACCATAAACCTTAAAGTCAATATTCAAATTTTTAATATCAAGGAGTACACTCCCTCTATGATACATACTTTCTTCTTGTTCGATCATTTTCTACCACCTAATGTTGGATTTGCGACCTCATCTATACCCCTAGAAATGAATATAAACGCCAGTATGAATAGGGTGAGTGCCGCTATTGGAGGTATAGTAGCATACGGATAAACTGATATAGAATAGAAATCTCCTAGAAATGAACTAAGCATTCCGCCCCATGTAGGTATAGCTACGCTAACTAGACCGAGAATTTCAAAAGTAGAGACAGCCGCAACAGCACCCCCAATATTAATCGCAGTCAGATATACCAGCAATGTCCCCATATTTGGGATAAAATGACGTTTCATTATGCTCAATGTCTTCATATTTGATACCTTGGCCGATTCTACAAATGTCCTCGTTTTAACACTTCTTACAATACCTATAAGGGAGAAAGTTACAAACGGCCAACCAAGCAATGAAAATATGAATATGAGGTTAAGAAGTGATGGACCCAATACAGATGCGAGTACTATGAATAACGGTAATGTTGGTATTAGGAATATAGAAAGTGCCAAAGTTTCCATAAAAGAACTCACCAGTCCAGAATAATACCCAATAAACATTGCTACCACCAATGATATTAGTATGGTCATAATTCCTGCCGCAAAGCCCACTTCAAGATCTGGTGGGAAACTATCAATAAATAATGCAAATACATTATCATGGGCTATATTAGTTCCCAATGGTAACGGGATACCTGATACAGTATGTAAGGTTGGCCCTATTACTATAGGAATCCCCTCAAAACTGTCAAAAATAAT of the Ferroplasma sp. genome contains:
- a CDS encoding aminotransferase class V-fold PLP-dependent enzyme, whose amino-acid sequence is MNKEKIRNEFYGLDEIDHLAACSKSPMLKSVRLALDRYADDVITLGNPWEMWTGKVDEARRLFADIIHGEPENVAVLYSVSSALNALMSSFTFGRESNIVTSDLEFPTTNFALQAYRKYGTNVKTIRNRNGIINPGDYENAIDENTLMATAIHVSSLNGFRQDVGEISKIAHEKGSYIYVDDYQSLGGVNIDVKKSKIDFLASGNLKWLLGVSGIAFLYVNPEAGRELLPADIGWFSQKNPFKFGSEEVEYAGGAKKFENGTWSIPSVYASIEGMKCILNHYHEIENEDRRLFQHVKDELHRQGIATSTSEESANIVAIPMKNPPEAEAILKEKYRIITSARAESLRIAPHFYNTFEEIDRAVASIKKEFFT
- the acs gene encoding acetate--CoA ligase, yielding MNETLPMDEKYKVTLSGYLKEYNESLESPESFWNRKSRIIDWFEPYTKVLDETDKPFYKWFVNGKTNMSYNCLDRYMGTEKRNKVAYIWIPEHGEEKVVTYFGLYRRVNAFAKALLDLGVKKGDGVTIYLPMILEAPIAMLACARIGAVFNVVFSGFGEEALAQRINDSNSKTVITADGGYRKGNIIQLKKIVDAAVELSNGVDNVIVVKNVHNKIDMVQDRDYYYDEILQDGYVKPEELDSSDPLFILYTSGTTGKPKGIVHGNGGYPVWVANTMRWAFNPGEEDRWWCAADIGWITGHSYIVFAPLLLGVTSIMYEGAIDYPKPDRMWDIVERYGVNMLYTSPTAIRLLMKYGEKYPLMHDLSSLRVLGTVGEPINPAAWHWFYEEIGKSRCPIIDTYWQTETGGFTIAPSMALGMPDLKPGSATFPMPGIDPVILDEAGNEVKVGEKGYIVLRKPWPGLMLTVNGDPKRYVETYFSKFKNLYLMGDYAIKDNEGYYWLLGRSDEVLKVSGHRIGTIEIEDGLVSMKEVAEAAVFGKPDTVKGDTIIAFITLKDGYDKNVDTIVSIKKRMRSELGPIMVPEEIHIVDALPKTRSGKIMRRVIKAVYLNQVTGDVSTLENEASVEEIKKAMDLIRKEDD
- a CDS encoding acetate uptake transporter — its product is MESNKDIKSEEQAMNKMRQEDLLNVNQINKSFLADPAPLGLAAFGFTTFLLSFVNAGILSAASVSVVMPLAFTYGGFAQLLTGAFEMRRGNTFGFTAFTSYGSFWFFYGFLVLFASLKIITIPATGLGIALILWGLFTLYMWINTLRLNLSLNLTFLFLWLAFITLGFGSYYSLTVLTRLGGAFGFLTAFFAVYTSFAIVSNSIKEGSIPVGPAIIKK
- a CDS encoding ABC transporter ATP-binding protein; this encodes MIEQEESMYHRGSVLLDIKNLNIDFKVYGGLVKAVRDVNLQIKEGESLGILGESGSGKSTIALAILSLLPENAITTGSISLYDDKYVDSSTKPKDRKRMKILDQKLRNMRWKDISMVFQGAMNSFNPVYTIGRQIGEVFRLHTDLNKQQIDKKIVELLKDAGLTPAVKDSYPHELSGGMKQRAVIAMALALNPKIVIADEPTTGLDVITQAEIIATLKRLKQTGRIKSFIIISHDIGVVSQLADKIAVLYAGGIMEYGTVSDIYKNSHNPYTIELLKSYPNLSNAKQHVEGIPGRLPDPSRLPIGCKFADRCYMKDSICTTEEPEPQYIDSVHYSRCYFAKNIKENYPKPPNFGHNYIKNTKLIEVEHLTKNFDLKKNIISSLYSKEKPTVHAVSDVSMEIREGEIVGLVGESGSGKSTLARLLIGLLKPTSGDIKYYLDENNVVYVNKMKPNHKDYIEFRKNTQMIFQDPFDSLNPKMTVFNTVSEPMIGNHITKDVMEMQEAVKLSIANADLFPVESYMDRFPYELSGGEKQRVGIARATVINSKFIVADEPTSMLDVSLRASFMNRLNKIRIERGMSILYISHDIASVYYLADRIYVMYLGSMVEGGKADDIIKLPLHPYTKALIKSVPNPEPSWNPGHIDIIGEIGNSIDIPKGCRFYDRCVYRQNICKNTVPPIKSRGDHWYKCHFAENELEHLKNEQYS